One window of Magallana gigas chromosome 2, xbMagGiga1.1, whole genome shotgun sequence genomic DNA carries:
- the LOC105322434 gene encoding uncharacterized protein: MEDLKNLPNDKGENLARFFEKMEVKENQVIKDRRRSSLIPPSKDKLATMGDEQWVDTPTSRLSISEKSEWERLYLSAVKRKSLHLSIREQAKLNAMSNFRPGEIHNISLNDAKPLPWIKTEAEKAAEKNRQKIVNGVVLQMRPRKASVHRFSDIQNENFRQSFLKKQSLEQQIIEEHSQLKNRSRDEYLNADFIVSNQNHRLSMDSNCSVSSQSSCVKPTTGYRMQVPVTKAIHYQRNRTK; the protein is encoded by the coding sequence aTGGAAGATCTTAAGAATTTACCAAATGACAAAGGAGAGAACTTGGCTCGATTTTTCGAAAAGATGGAAGTAAAGGAAAATCAAGTCATTAAGGACCGCAGACGCAGTTCCCTGATTCCTCCTTCCAAAGACAAGCTCGCTACTATGGGAGATGAACAGTGGGTGGACACGCCCACTTCCCGTCTATCAATCTCCGAGAAGTCGGAATGGGAACGCCTGTACTTGTCTGCAGTCAAGCGCAAGAGTCTTCATCTAAGCATTCGTGAGCAAGCCAAGCTAAATGCCATGTCGAACTTCAGACCAGGGGAAATACATAATATCTCGCTCAATGATGCAAAGCCACTGCCATGGATCAAGACAGAGGCGGAAAAAGCTGCAGAGAAAAACCGACAGAAGATAGTCAATGGGGTTGTCCTACAGATGCGCCCGCGAAAGGCATCTGTGCATAGGTTTTCAGACATACAAAACGAGAATTTCCGACAGAGTTTTCTGAAGAAGCAGTCGCTGGAACAGCAGATTATTGAAGAGCATTCTCAGCTAAAGAACAGGAGCAGAGATGAGTATCTGAATGCCGATTTTATTGTCAGTAATCAGAATCATAGACTCAGCATGGACAGTAACTGTTCTGTATCCAGTCAGAGCTCATGTGTGAAGCCGACCACAGGCTATAGAATGCAAGTCCCTGTGACCAAAGCCATTCATTATCAAAGAAATCGCACAAAATGA
- the LOC105322445 gene encoding ADAM 17-like protease: MYIVCILAVISPMLFSIVVQIVQGELNDRLHHYEVLKLSDILLRGQKDLKLPILDSYSFMKFEAFKKTFEIELEKSRVVTPSLEVLTVDGSGLEKKTLLQHTHYYTGTLTDDPTSSCTVTIESNGILAHISTHEEEFIIEPAWRHNPKYINSSDMMVYRKSDVKNTVQNHTVECAGGKDLRHMNISNMKKLKDDWYSGRHRRSVNLGNQKVCRILLVADHYFFNGIGGRSIPSTQNYMINMINQVNEIFKKTVWGVGATDLGLEISRLIVFSSFSEEGFNVKDRKMDMSTVLKEFGKAYFNENSQFCLMHLLTYTPFGGKLGLAFVASSRPFDWGGMCSSADTWGKEALNTGVSTFMDPQGNRQLSVVSMSTVAHGNKCFCLRMLNMFG, from the exons GTGAACTTAATGACAGATTACATCATTATGAAGTTCTAAAGCTGTCTGACATTTTACTGAGGGGACAAAAAGACCTCAAACTTCCAATACTGGACAGTTACTCTTTCATGAAATTTGAGGcttttaaaaa gACTTTTGAAATTGAGTTAGAAAAATCCAGGGTGGTTACTCCATCACTAGAAGTACTAACAGTGGATGGAAGTGGATTGGAGAAAAAGACCTTATTACAGCATACTCACTACTACACAGGAACACTTACAG ATGATCCCACGTCAAGCTGTACAGTGACTATTGAGTCCAATGGTATACTAGCTCACATATCCACTCATGAGGAGGAATTCATTATTGAA CCAGCATGGAGACACAATCCCAAATATATCAATTCCTCAGACATGATGGTTTACAGGAAGTCAGACGTGAAAAACACAGTTCAAAACCACACGGT AGAATGTGCAGGGGGCAAGGATTTAAGGCACATGAATATTTCCAATATGAAAAAGTTGAAAG ATGACTGGTATTCTGGCAGACATCGTAGAAGTGTCAACCTTGGGAATCAGAAAGTCTGTAGAATCCTATTGGTTGCAGATCACTACTTCTTTAATGGGATCGGTGGACGGTCAATTCCCAGCACTCAAAACTACATG ATTAACATGATTAATCAGGTGAATGAGATTTTCAAGAAGACAGTATGGGGGGTAGGAGCCACAGACCTGGGACTGGAAATCAGCagg CTGATTGTTTTTTCAAGTTTCTCAGAGGAAGGATTCAATGTTAAAGATCGTAAAATGGATATGAGCACTGTACTTAAG GAATTTGGAAAggcatatttcaatgaaaacagCCAGTTTTGTCTAATGCACCTTCTGACGTACACCCCGTTTGGCGGTAAACTGGGACTAGCTTTTGTGGCATCCAGTCGTCCATTTGACTGGGGAGGGATGTGTTCCAGTGCAGACACTTGGGGGAAAGAAGCACTTAACACAGGAGTGTCAACATTCATGGATCCTCAGGGAAACAGGCAGCTATCAGTGGTTTCCATGTCAACTGTTGCCCATGGTAATAAGTGCTTTTGTTTAAGGATGCTAAACATGTTTGGATAA